The Bernardetia litoralis DSM 6794 genome includes a window with the following:
- a CDS encoding RDD family protein, translating into MLFELFLQIILYNARVERKYYSFSIGKNLMSFEVVEEQSENKLTWWQSVLRNAPIGIPQLASVFSAYAYNFSYSFGNSFRVADNLLSAIFTIILIIDVILIFGNNKRIMDRAMDLKSIFKTRNRGNN; encoded by the coding sequence ATACTGTTTGAACTTTTTTTACAGATTATTTTATATAATGCAAGAGTGGAAAGAAAATATTATTCATTTAGCATAGGAAAAAACCTGATGAGTTTTGAAGTTGTAGAAGAACAAAGTGAAAACAAACTTACTTGGTGGCAATCTGTACTTCGAAATGCGCCCATTGGAATCCCTCAATTAGCAAGTGTTTTTAGTGCTTATGCGTATAATTTTAGTTATAGTTTTGGAAATTCTTTTAGAGTTGCTGATAATTTACTATCTGCTATTTTTACAATTATTCTCATTATTGATGTCATTCTTATTTTTGGAAATAATAAACGAATTATGGATAGAGCAATGGATTTGAAGAGTATTTTTAAGACTAGAAATAGAGGGAATAATTAG
- a CDS encoding saccharopine dehydrogenase family protein, translating into MSKVLIIGAGGVGNVVVKKCAMLPNVFSDIMLASRTLPKVEAAAKEVKELTGRTIQTAKVDADNVQELVTLIKNFEPKLVINVALPYQDLPIMDACLETKTNYLDTANYEPKDVAKFEYSWQWAYKKRFEDAGIMALLGCGFDPGVTGVFTAHAAKYHFDKDGMEYLDIVDCNAGSHGKAFATNFNPEINIREITQRGKYWENGDWKETEPLEINRMINYPEVGPKKSFLLFHEELESLTKNFPSLKRARFWMTFSDEYITHLKVLENVGMTRIDEVEYQGQKIVPLQFLKAVLPEPASLGENYEGQTSIGCHIRGKKDGKPAYFFIHNNCDHAKTYKEIGAQAVSYTTGVPAMIGAKMMLEEKWMKAGVWNVEEFNPDPFMEDLNKYGLEWHEKSSDFVEFND; encoded by the coding sequence ATGAGTAAAGTATTGATTATCGGTGCTGGTGGAGTTGGTAATGTTGTTGTCAAAAAATGTGCAATGTTGCCTAATGTTTTTTCTGATATTATGCTCGCTAGTCGTACTCTTCCAAAAGTAGAAGCAGCAGCAAAAGAAGTAAAAGAGCTTACAGGACGCACTATTCAGACTGCAAAAGTAGATGCTGATAATGTTCAAGAATTGGTTACACTTATCAAAAATTTTGAACCAAAATTAGTAATTAATGTAGCTCTTCCTTATCAAGATTTGCCAATTATGGATGCTTGTTTGGAAACAAAAACAAATTATTTGGATACAGCTAATTACGAACCAAAAGACGTAGCCAAATTTGAATATAGTTGGCAATGGGCATACAAAAAACGCTTCGAAGATGCTGGAATTATGGCTCTTTTGGGCTGTGGTTTTGATCCTGGTGTGACTGGTGTTTTTACAGCACATGCAGCCAAATATCATTTTGATAAAGATGGAATGGAATATTTGGATATTGTAGATTGTAATGCTGGAAGTCATGGAAAAGCATTTGCAACTAATTTTAATCCAGAAATCAATATTCGTGAGATTACTCAACGAGGAAAATATTGGGAAAATGGTGACTGGAAAGAAACTGAGCCTTTGGAAATTAATAGAATGATTAATTATCCAGAAGTAGGGCCTAAAAAATCATTTTTATTATTCCATGAAGAATTAGAATCTCTTACTAAAAACTTTCCTTCTTTGAAGCGTGCACGTTTTTGGATGACTTTTTCAGATGAATATATTACGCATTTGAAAGTTTTGGAAAACGTTGGAATGACAAGAATTGATGAAGTAGAGTATCAAGGACAAAAAATTGTTCCTCTTCAGTTTTTGAAAGCTGTTTTGCCTGAGCCTGCTTCTTTGGGAGAAAATTATGAAGGACAAACTTCTATTGGTTGCCATATCAGAGGAAAAAAAGATGGAAAACCTGCTTATTTTTTCATTCATAATAACTGCGACCACGCCAAAACCTACAAAGAAATTGGCGCACAAGCTGTTTCTTATACAACAGGTGTACCTGCCATGATAGGTGCAAAAATGATGTTGGAAGAAAAATGGATGAAAGCAGGAGTTTGGAATGTAGAAGAATTTAATCCAGACCCTTTTATGGAAGATTTGAATAAATATGGCTTAGAATGGCACGAAAAATCAAGTGACTTTGTAGAATTTAATGATTAA
- a CDS encoding phosphosulfolactate synthase: MQGQNYSLTQIPERPSKPRQSGLTMVMDKGLSVREIEDLLSVAGNYIDIVKLGWATSYVVQNLQEKLDVYKAAGIPTYFGGTLFEAFLVRNQVDEYQKVLDKYGMEYAEISDGSLELDHEEKCKLIERFSKQVTVLSEVGSKDAEKIIAPYQWIQLMQDELSAGAWKVIGEARESGNVGLFRSTGEVRSGLVQEILTKIPAEKIIWEAPKKTQQVYFIKLIGANVNLGNIAPNELIPLETIRLGLRGDTFDFFLNGK; the protein is encoded by the coding sequence ATGCAAGGACAAAACTACTCACTCACTCAAATCCCAGAACGTCCCTCCAAACCACGCCAATCAGGTCTTACTATGGTAATGGATAAAGGGCTAAGTGTTAGGGAAATAGAAGACCTTCTTAGCGTCGCAGGCAATTATATTGACATTGTAAAGTTAGGTTGGGCTACTTCCTATGTAGTACAAAATTTACAAGAAAAACTAGATGTTTATAAAGCAGCAGGAATCCCTACTTACTTTGGTGGGACACTTTTTGAGGCTTTTTTGGTAAGGAATCAAGTAGATGAATACCAAAAAGTATTGGATAAATATGGAATGGAATACGCTGAAATTTCGGATGGTTCATTAGAATTAGACCATGAAGAAAAATGTAAACTCATTGAGCGTTTTTCCAAACAAGTAACTGTTCTTTCAGAAGTAGGCTCAAAAGATGCCGAAAAAATAATTGCTCCTTATCAATGGATTCAGCTCATGCAAGATGAACTCTCTGCTGGTGCATGGAAAGTAATTGGAGAAGCTAGAGAAAGTGGAAATGTAGGACTTTTCCGTTCTACTGGTGAGGTACGTTCAGGACTTGTACAAGAGATTTTGACTAAAATTCCTGCTGAAAAAATAATTTGGGAAGCTCCTAAAAAAACACAACAAGTTTATTTTATTAAACTTATTGGCGCAAATGTAAATTTAGGAAATATTGCTCCTAATGAGCTTATTCCTTTAGAAACTATCCGTTTGGGACTTCGTGGAGATACTTTTGATTTCTTTTTGAATGGGAAGTAA
- a CDS encoding CAP domain-containing protein, with the protein MKTYLSYILSLIITFFVANYSIAQNANNETSVSNKPFVDYKPVYKKWQNNYILDKISYTKDRTIFHFRYVSHYEEGTVTYYGPGEDLAWFLKNDANPAQVFKMIEIKNIAISDIVKRPILNTKEAAVFETKQGDVFTCEVHFERLPKSVKIVDFIEGLGAEKKTNHFNCLDVEVKTIDSENLGSLDDMIDNILDFEQQVDGVLAKRFLDLTNELRKKGCHCGGGYFPPVEPIEWDSMIAISTKRLVIALWLKDGMTSDVDGKNTQQRLADVGIETEKAYENMSYSFTEIEQAFRGWKLTPPHCKRMMDARVKRIGAARKEKYWSMILIY; encoded by the coding sequence ATGAAAACGTATTTAAGTTATATTTTGTCTTTAATCATAACATTTTTTGTTGCAAATTATTCAATTGCTCAAAACGCAAATAATGAAACTTCTGTTTCTAATAAACCCTTTGTTGATTATAAACCTGTCTATAAAAAATGGCAAAATAATTATATTTTAGATAAAATTAGTTATACAAAAGATAGAACAATTTTTCATTTTCGGTATGTTTCACATTATGAAGAGGGAACAGTAACCTATTATGGTCCTGGAGAAGATTTAGCTTGGTTCTTAAAAAATGATGCAAATCCAGCGCAAGTTTTTAAAATGATAGAAATAAAAAATATTGCAATAAGTGATATTGTAAAACGTCCTATTCTAAATACTAAAGAAGCAGCAGTATTTGAAACTAAACAAGGTGATGTTTTCACTTGTGAGGTTCATTTTGAACGATTACCAAAAAGTGTGAAGATTGTAGATTTTATAGAAGGTCTTGGGGCTGAAAAAAAAACGAATCATTTTAATTGTCTTGATGTCGAAGTAAAAACTATTGATAGCGAAAATTTGGGTTCTTTAGATGATATGATTGACAATATTCTAGATTTTGAGCAACAAGTAGATGGAGTACTTGCTAAAAGATTTTTAGATTTAACAAATGAGTTAAGGAAAAAAGGTTGTCATTGTGGAGGTGGATATTTTCCACCAGTAGAGCCTATTGAATGGGATAGTATGATTGCCATTTCTACAAAAAGATTAGTGATTGCTTTATGGCTGAAAGACGGAATGACATCAGATGTAGATGGAAAAAATACTCAACAAAGACTTGCAGATGTAGGAATTGAAACCGAAAAGGCCTATGAAAATATGTCATATAGCTTTACAGAAATTGAGCAGGCTTTTCGTGGCTGGAAGCTCACACCTCCACATTGTAAACGCATGATGGATGCACGAGTAAAACGAATTGGTGCAGCGAGAAAAGAAAAATATTGGTCAATGATTTTGATTTATTAA
- the ruvX gene encoding Holliday junction resolvase RuvX — translation MGRLLAIDYGQKRVGLAVTDSEKIIATALETIAEKEVLEYIKNYIETEPVEIFVLGMPKRLDNSPSSNAAAVVKFQKKLETLFPDIPIKLEDERFTSSLALDAMISGGMSKKNRRVKGNVDKISAVLILQTYMERNSY, via the coding sequence ATGGGACGATTATTAGCCATTGATTACGGACAAAAAAGAGTAGGTTTAGCCGTTACAGATTCTGAAAAAATAATTGCAACAGCCTTAGAAACCATTGCCGAAAAAGAAGTATTAGAATATATCAAAAATTATATTGAAACTGAGCCAGTAGAAATTTTTGTATTGGGAATGCCTAAACGACTGGATAATTCTCCTTCTAGCAATGCAGCAGCCGTCGTCAAATTTCAGAAAAAATTAGAAACACTTTTTCCAGATATTCCTATTAAATTAGAAGATGAGCGTTTTACTTCTTCGCTTGCTTTGGATGCTATGATTAGTGGAGGAATGAGTAAAAAAAATCGTAGAGTGAAAGGTAATGTAGATAAAATAAGTGCTGTTTTGATTTTACAGACTTATATGGAAAGAAATAGTTATTAA
- a CDS encoding ExbD/TolR family protein — protein sequence MISNREKTTVNASSMADIAFLLLIFFLVSTRIASEKGLTMSLPQKQEQKVQPTPALDRDVLRISINSENKILIESNKNATISEIKSLIKTHVMNYGIDANYSQNPQKAVVVLSSQRQTNYNFYIEVLDKIKAGYNDAKAVFLTKKLGAKYTPLEVIDFALQKTQKEKELYQLLKKEIPVTILEQNNSL from the coding sequence ATGATTTCGAATAGAGAAAAAACTACTGTAAATGCTAGTTCAATGGCAGATATTGCCTTTTTATTGCTTATCTTTTTTTTGGTCAGTACACGAATAGCCTCAGAAAAAGGGCTTACCATGTCGCTTCCTCAAAAACAAGAACAGAAAGTTCAGCCTACACCAGCTTTGGATAGAGATGTATTGCGAATTAGCATTAATTCTGAAAATAAGATTTTGATTGAATCTAATAAAAATGCTACAATTTCAGAAATAAAAAGTCTTATCAAAACACATGTGATGAATTATGGAATAGATGCCAATTATTCACAAAATCCACAAAAAGCTGTTGTTGTTTTGAGTAGCCAACGCCAAACTAACTATAATTTTTATATTGAAGTTTTGGATAAAATCAAAGCTGGATATAATGACGCAAAGGCTGTTTTTTTGACTAAAAAACTAGGTGCGAAATACACACCTCTTGAAGTTATTGATTTTGCTTTACAAAAAACACAAAAAGAAAAAGAACTTTATCAGCTTTTAAAAAAAGAAATTCCTGTTACTATTTTGGAACAAAATAATTCTTTATAA